In Anas platyrhynchos isolate ZD024472 breed Pekin duck chromosome 22, IASCAAS_PekinDuck_T2T, whole genome shotgun sequence, the following proteins share a genomic window:
- the LACTBL1 gene encoding putative beta-lactamase-like 1 isoform X1, giving the protein MRREFSTAMDGLQLRQESSSRGLLKFIVMEVKWIHVLAIFFFLLSVAMTGCFLWQYSLPKLDPNPSVMEVRSEAVQMCPRYPEPVPLDHPVPILKDALEKVDMMLRQKIHSSGLPAMSAIVIYNDTVLWTGNFGKKNGSDPSSVVPNEYTIYRIASVSKIFPTIMLYKMWEEGKVTSLDDPLERYVQNFAIKNPLGRFKESEQRYTADGLIFLEKGSTPHKPSPVTLRRMASQLSGLPRKLRSTTLLWKGNTQDALALLKDDVLVADPGTRCHYSNLAFSLMAHVLADHAAEGQYQRWISENILDRLGMEDTGFDITPPIRSQMAVGFYGSQQPAPLYDLGWYRPSGQMYSTAADLAKLAMVFLGTYHRRLLEPDTVKTMLTPLFKCSTEYFANKTGTPWEINEQLGYDVIRKDGDLDGYSATFSLIPKLRLSFIVLMAGPRPQGEDIVTRTYEYLITAMETAFREAEKTLSPPPSPVPYVGYYTYSNLTFYEIKVGPGGVLVMQQFGPHVEELIPEKYRTIKLHHLEDRVFQVVFDKEFPCVLHLGSASISLETQNGQLFNFYPFDRKGLSPGFDAPGLNTYNVLRVLRKPVFYS; this is encoded by the exons ATGAGAAGAGAATTCTCAACAGCCATGGATGGGTTACAGCTGCGG CAGGAATCCAGCAGCCGGGGCCTCCTCAAGTTCATTGTTATGGAAGTGAAATGGATTCATGTGTTGGCCATCTTCTTCTTTCTGCTGTCTGTAGCTATGACAGGCTGCTTCCTGTGGCAGTACAGCCTCCCCAaactggatccca ACCCATCTGTGATGGAAGTAAGATCAGAAGCTGTGCAGATGTGTCCCCGCTATCCAGAACCAGTACCACTGGACCACCCAGTCCCCATTCTGAAGGATGCATTGGAGAAG GTAGATATGATGCTGCGGCAAAAGATTCATAGCTCTGGTCTCCCTGCCATGTCAGCCATTGTTATCTACAATGACACTGTACTGTGGACAGGCAACTTTGGAAAGAAGAATGGCTCAGATCCCTCCTCAGTGGTGCCGAACGAGTATACTATTTACAG AATTGCCAGTGTATCCAAGATCTTTCCAACCATTATGTTGTACAAGATGTGGGAAGAAGGGAAAGTCACATCTCTGGATGACCCTTTGGAACGTTATGTCCAGAATTTTGCCATTAAAAATCCTCTGGGAAGGTTCAAGGAATCAGAACAGAGATATACAGCAGATGGGCtgatttttttggaaaaagGCTCAACACCACATAAGCCATCTCCTGTTACCTTGCGTAGAATGGCCAGCCAGCTCTCAG GTCTGCCCAGGAAGCTGCGGTCTACCACCCTGCTGTGGAAAGGCAATACACAAGATGCTCTGGCTCTCCTGAAAGATGATGTCTTGGTTGCTGATCCTGGAACCAG atgCCACTACAGCAATTTGGCCTTCTCACTGATGGCGCATGTACTAGCTGACCATGCAGCTGAGGGACAATACCAGCGCTGGATCTCAGAGAACATCCTAGACCGCTTGGGCATGGAGGACACTGGCTTCGACATCACACCACCGATCCGATCCCAAATGGCTGTGGGTTTCTatggcagccagcagccagcccccctCTATGACCTTGGCTGGTACAGGCCTTCTGGCCAGATGTACTCCACAGCTGCTGACCTTGCCAAGCTGGCAATGGTCTTTTTAGGCACCTATCACCGTCGTCTCTTAGAGCCTGACACAGTGAAGACAATGCTGACACCTCTGTTTAAGTGCTCCACTGAATACTTCGCTAACAAGACTGGCACACCCTGGGAGATTAATGAGCAACTGGGTTATGATGTCATTAGGAAGGACGGAGACCTTGATGGATATTCAGCTACCTTCTCACTTATCCCCAAACTCCGCCTGAGCTTCATTGTACTGATGGCAGGGCCCAGGCCTCAAGGTGAAGATATTGTAACTCGGACATATGAGTATCTGATTACTGCCATGGAGACTGCATTCAGAGAGGCAGAGAAAACCTTGTCTCCTCCTCCAAGTCCAGTCCCTTATGTTGGCTACTATACCTACTCCAACTTGACTTTCTATGAGATCAAAGTTGGACCTGGTGGGGTGCTGGTCATGCAGCAGTTTGGGCCTCACGTTGAAGAGCTGATCCCTGAGAAATACCGGACAATCAAGCTCCATCACCTGGAAGATCGTGTCTTCCAAGTTGTTTTTGACAAGGAGTTCCCTTGTGTTCTGCATCTTGGTTCTGCTTCCATCTCACTGGAGACCCAGAATGGGCAGCTCTTTAATTTTTATCCATTTGATCGCAAGGGTTTGTCTCCTGGGTTTGATGCACCGGGCCTGAACACATACAATGTATTGCGTGTACTTCGTAAACCTGTATTCTATAGCTAA
- the LACTBL1 gene encoding putative beta-lactamase-like 1 isoform X3, translating to MESSSRGLLKFIVMEVKWIHVLAIFFFLLSVAMTGCFLWQYSLPKLDPNPSVMEVRSEAVQMCPRYPEPVPLDHPVPILKDALEKVDMMLRQKIHSSGLPAMSAIVIYNDTVLWTGNFGKKNGSDPSSVVPNEYTIYRIASVSKIFPTIMLYKMWEEGKVTSLDDPLERYVQNFAIKNPLGRFKESEQRYTADGLIFLEKGSTPHKPSPVTLRRMASQLSGLPRKLRSTTLLWKGNTQDALALLKDDVLVADPGTRCHYSNLAFSLMAHVLADHAAEGQYQRWISENILDRLGMEDTGFDITPPIRSQMAVGFYGSQQPAPLYDLGWYRPSGQMYSTAADLAKLAMVFLGTYHRRLLEPDTVKTMLTPLFKCSTEYFANKTGTPWEINEQLGYDVIRKDGDLDGYSATFSLIPKLRLSFIVLMAGPRPQGEDIVTRTYEYLITAMETAFREAEKTLSPPPSPVPYVGYYTYSNLTFYEIKVGPGGVLVMQQFGPHVEELIPEKYRTIKLHHLEDRVFQVVFDKEFPCVLHLGSASISLETQNGQLFNFYPFDRKGLSPGFDAPGLNTYNVLRVLRKPVFYS from the exons ATG GAATCCAGCAGCCGGGGCCTCCTCAAGTTCATTGTTATGGAAGTGAAATGGATTCATGTGTTGGCCATCTTCTTCTTTCTGCTGTCTGTAGCTATGACAGGCTGCTTCCTGTGGCAGTACAGCCTCCCCAaactggatccca ACCCATCTGTGATGGAAGTAAGATCAGAAGCTGTGCAGATGTGTCCCCGCTATCCAGAACCAGTACCACTGGACCACCCAGTCCCCATTCTGAAGGATGCATTGGAGAAG GTAGATATGATGCTGCGGCAAAAGATTCATAGCTCTGGTCTCCCTGCCATGTCAGCCATTGTTATCTACAATGACACTGTACTGTGGACAGGCAACTTTGGAAAGAAGAATGGCTCAGATCCCTCCTCAGTGGTGCCGAACGAGTATACTATTTACAG AATTGCCAGTGTATCCAAGATCTTTCCAACCATTATGTTGTACAAGATGTGGGAAGAAGGGAAAGTCACATCTCTGGATGACCCTTTGGAACGTTATGTCCAGAATTTTGCCATTAAAAATCCTCTGGGAAGGTTCAAGGAATCAGAACAGAGATATACAGCAGATGGGCtgatttttttggaaaaagGCTCAACACCACATAAGCCATCTCCTGTTACCTTGCGTAGAATGGCCAGCCAGCTCTCAG GTCTGCCCAGGAAGCTGCGGTCTACCACCCTGCTGTGGAAAGGCAATACACAAGATGCTCTGGCTCTCCTGAAAGATGATGTCTTGGTTGCTGATCCTGGAACCAG atgCCACTACAGCAATTTGGCCTTCTCACTGATGGCGCATGTACTAGCTGACCATGCAGCTGAGGGACAATACCAGCGCTGGATCTCAGAGAACATCCTAGACCGCTTGGGCATGGAGGACACTGGCTTCGACATCACACCACCGATCCGATCCCAAATGGCTGTGGGTTTCTatggcagccagcagccagcccccctCTATGACCTTGGCTGGTACAGGCCTTCTGGCCAGATGTACTCCACAGCTGCTGACCTTGCCAAGCTGGCAATGGTCTTTTTAGGCACCTATCACCGTCGTCTCTTAGAGCCTGACACAGTGAAGACAATGCTGACACCTCTGTTTAAGTGCTCCACTGAATACTTCGCTAACAAGACTGGCACACCCTGGGAGATTAATGAGCAACTGGGTTATGATGTCATTAGGAAGGACGGAGACCTTGATGGATATTCAGCTACCTTCTCACTTATCCCCAAACTCCGCCTGAGCTTCATTGTACTGATGGCAGGGCCCAGGCCTCAAGGTGAAGATATTGTAACTCGGACATATGAGTATCTGATTACTGCCATGGAGACTGCATTCAGAGAGGCAGAGAAAACCTTGTCTCCTCCTCCAAGTCCAGTCCCTTATGTTGGCTACTATACCTACTCCAACTTGACTTTCTATGAGATCAAAGTTGGACCTGGTGGGGTGCTGGTCATGCAGCAGTTTGGGCCTCACGTTGAAGAGCTGATCCCTGAGAAATACCGGACAATCAAGCTCCATCACCTGGAAGATCGTGTCTTCCAAGTTGTTTTTGACAAGGAGTTCCCTTGTGTTCTGCATCTTGGTTCTGCTTCCATCTCACTGGAGACCCAGAATGGGCAGCTCTTTAATTTTTATCCATTTGATCGCAAGGGTTTGTCTCCTGGGTTTGATGCACCGGGCCTGAACACATACAATGTATTGCGTGTACTTCGTAAACCTGTATTCTATAGCTAA
- the LACTBL1 gene encoding putative beta-lactamase-like 1 isoform X2: MQESSSRGLLKFIVMEVKWIHVLAIFFFLLSVAMTGCFLWQYSLPKLDPNPSVMEVRSEAVQMCPRYPEPVPLDHPVPILKDALEKVDMMLRQKIHSSGLPAMSAIVIYNDTVLWTGNFGKKNGSDPSSVVPNEYTIYRIASVSKIFPTIMLYKMWEEGKVTSLDDPLERYVQNFAIKNPLGRFKESEQRYTADGLIFLEKGSTPHKPSPVTLRRMASQLSGLPRKLRSTTLLWKGNTQDALALLKDDVLVADPGTRCHYSNLAFSLMAHVLADHAAEGQYQRWISENILDRLGMEDTGFDITPPIRSQMAVGFYGSQQPAPLYDLGWYRPSGQMYSTAADLAKLAMVFLGTYHRRLLEPDTVKTMLTPLFKCSTEYFANKTGTPWEINEQLGYDVIRKDGDLDGYSATFSLIPKLRLSFIVLMAGPRPQGEDIVTRTYEYLITAMETAFREAEKTLSPPPSPVPYVGYYTYSNLTFYEIKVGPGGVLVMQQFGPHVEELIPEKYRTIKLHHLEDRVFQVVFDKEFPCVLHLGSASISLETQNGQLFNFYPFDRKGLSPGFDAPGLNTYNVLRVLRKPVFYS, from the exons ATG CAGGAATCCAGCAGCCGGGGCCTCCTCAAGTTCATTGTTATGGAAGTGAAATGGATTCATGTGTTGGCCATCTTCTTCTTTCTGCTGTCTGTAGCTATGACAGGCTGCTTCCTGTGGCAGTACAGCCTCCCCAaactggatccca ACCCATCTGTGATGGAAGTAAGATCAGAAGCTGTGCAGATGTGTCCCCGCTATCCAGAACCAGTACCACTGGACCACCCAGTCCCCATTCTGAAGGATGCATTGGAGAAG GTAGATATGATGCTGCGGCAAAAGATTCATAGCTCTGGTCTCCCTGCCATGTCAGCCATTGTTATCTACAATGACACTGTACTGTGGACAGGCAACTTTGGAAAGAAGAATGGCTCAGATCCCTCCTCAGTGGTGCCGAACGAGTATACTATTTACAG AATTGCCAGTGTATCCAAGATCTTTCCAACCATTATGTTGTACAAGATGTGGGAAGAAGGGAAAGTCACATCTCTGGATGACCCTTTGGAACGTTATGTCCAGAATTTTGCCATTAAAAATCCTCTGGGAAGGTTCAAGGAATCAGAACAGAGATATACAGCAGATGGGCtgatttttttggaaaaagGCTCAACACCACATAAGCCATCTCCTGTTACCTTGCGTAGAATGGCCAGCCAGCTCTCAG GTCTGCCCAGGAAGCTGCGGTCTACCACCCTGCTGTGGAAAGGCAATACACAAGATGCTCTGGCTCTCCTGAAAGATGATGTCTTGGTTGCTGATCCTGGAACCAG atgCCACTACAGCAATTTGGCCTTCTCACTGATGGCGCATGTACTAGCTGACCATGCAGCTGAGGGACAATACCAGCGCTGGATCTCAGAGAACATCCTAGACCGCTTGGGCATGGAGGACACTGGCTTCGACATCACACCACCGATCCGATCCCAAATGGCTGTGGGTTTCTatggcagccagcagccagcccccctCTATGACCTTGGCTGGTACAGGCCTTCTGGCCAGATGTACTCCACAGCTGCTGACCTTGCCAAGCTGGCAATGGTCTTTTTAGGCACCTATCACCGTCGTCTCTTAGAGCCTGACACAGTGAAGACAATGCTGACACCTCTGTTTAAGTGCTCCACTGAATACTTCGCTAACAAGACTGGCACACCCTGGGAGATTAATGAGCAACTGGGTTATGATGTCATTAGGAAGGACGGAGACCTTGATGGATATTCAGCTACCTTCTCACTTATCCCCAAACTCCGCCTGAGCTTCATTGTACTGATGGCAGGGCCCAGGCCTCAAGGTGAAGATATTGTAACTCGGACATATGAGTATCTGATTACTGCCATGGAGACTGCATTCAGAGAGGCAGAGAAAACCTTGTCTCCTCCTCCAAGTCCAGTCCCTTATGTTGGCTACTATACCTACTCCAACTTGACTTTCTATGAGATCAAAGTTGGACCTGGTGGGGTGCTGGTCATGCAGCAGTTTGGGCCTCACGTTGAAGAGCTGATCCCTGAGAAATACCGGACAATCAAGCTCCATCACCTGGAAGATCGTGTCTTCCAAGTTGTTTTTGACAAGGAGTTCCCTTGTGTTCTGCATCTTGGTTCTGCTTCCATCTCACTGGAGACCCAGAATGGGCAGCTCTTTAATTTTTATCCATTTGATCGCAAGGGTTTGTCTCCTGGGTTTGATGCACCGGGCCTGAACACATACAATGTATTGCGTGTACTTCGTAAACCTGTATTCTATAGCTAA